The Paenibacillus sp. YPG26 genome includes a window with the following:
- the glyA gene encoding serine hydroxymethyltransferase produces the protein MENLRKQDPAVLEAMNLELKRQRNNIELIASENIVSEAVMEALGSVLTNKYAEGYPGKRFYGGCEHVDIVEDIARDRAKELFGAEHANVQPHSGAQANMAVYLAALKPGDTVLGMNLAHGGHLTHGSPVNASGLLYNFVAYGVQEDSFTIDYNDLRKAAFKHRPRMIVAGASAYPRIIDFEAIASIANDVGALFFVDMAHIAGLVAAGLHPSPVPHAHFVTTTTHKTLRGPRGGMILCKKAWAQAIDKAVFPGIQGGPLMHVIASKAVALGEALQPSFKTYAENVVKNAKRLAETLVEEGLNLVSGGTDNHLMLIDTRGLNITGRDAEHVLDSIGITVNKNAIPFDPTSPFVTSGIRVGTPAATSRGMDEEAMVEIGRIIALTLKSPEDSAVLEQARARVVALTDRFPLYPEMKY, from the coding sequence ATGGAAAATTTGAGAAAGCAAGATCCGGCAGTACTTGAGGCGATGAATCTGGAGCTTAAGCGTCAGCGCAACAACATTGAGCTGATTGCCTCCGAGAACATTGTAAGTGAAGCAGTTATGGAGGCCCTTGGCTCCGTACTGACGAACAAATACGCTGAAGGTTACCCTGGCAAACGCTTCTATGGCGGCTGTGAGCATGTTGACATTGTAGAAGACATCGCTCGTGACCGTGCGAAAGAATTGTTCGGCGCGGAGCATGCGAATGTTCAACCTCACTCGGGAGCTCAAGCCAACATGGCCGTCTATCTGGCTGCGCTTAAGCCTGGAGATACCGTGCTGGGTATGAATCTTGCCCACGGGGGTCACCTGACTCACGGTAGTCCGGTTAACGCATCGGGACTGCTGTACAATTTCGTAGCTTATGGTGTTCAGGAAGATTCCTTCACAATTGACTATAACGATCTGCGCAAAGCTGCATTCAAACACCGTCCTCGTATGATCGTGGCTGGTGCGAGCGCGTATCCGCGGATTATTGATTTTGAAGCTATCGCTTCGATCGCCAATGACGTAGGCGCGCTGTTCTTCGTGGACATGGCGCACATCGCGGGTCTGGTTGCTGCGGGTCTTCATCCGAGCCCGGTACCACACGCTCATTTCGTAACAACTACAACGCACAAGACGCTTCGCGGTCCACGCGGCGGCATGATCCTGTGTAAAAAAGCTTGGGCTCAGGCCATCGACAAGGCTGTGTTCCCAGGTATTCAAGGTGGACCTTTGATGCACGTTATTGCTTCCAAAGCTGTCGCTTTGGGCGAAGCGCTGCAGCCTTCATTCAAGACATATGCTGAGAACGTTGTGAAGAATGCGAAGCGTCTTGCTGAGACTTTGGTTGAGGAAGGTCTCAACCTGGTATCTGGCGGAACGGATAATCACTTGATGCTGATCGATACACGCGGCTTGAACATTACCGGACGGGATGCAGAGCATGTTCTTGACTCCATCGGAATTACCGTGAACAAGAACGCGATTCCTTTCGATCCTACAAGTCCATTCGTAACGAGCGGTATTCGTGTGGGTACGCCAGCTGCGACTTCACGCGGAATGGATGAAGAAGCTATGGTCGAAATCGGACGGATTATTGCCTTGACCTTGAAATCCCCTGAGGATTCAGCCGTGCTTGAACAAGCCCGTGCACGCGTTGTGGCCTTGACTGACCGCTTCCCGCTCTATCCTGAAATGAAGTATTAA
- a CDS encoding TIGR01440 family protein, translating to MNEGNEALSIREQAAIVLSDLAEAAGLGPGKIVVAGVSTSEVAGKRIGTHGAEHIAAELYEGLEQVRARYGFELVFQCCEHLNRALVLERDLLERLNLTEVSAVPVPKAGGSMAAGAYSRLKDPCLAETIEAHAGIDIGETMIGMHLRRVAVPFRPSIRYVGEARVNAAWSRPKLIGGERAVYVLPHVQDSNLCD from the coding sequence ATGAATGAAGGCAATGAAGCGCTGTCCATCCGGGAACAAGCGGCAATCGTATTGTCTGATCTCGCGGAAGCGGCGGGGCTTGGACCTGGCAAGATCGTAGTAGCCGGAGTTAGCACCAGCGAGGTAGCGGGCAAGCGGATCGGCACCCATGGGGCCGAGCATATCGCAGCAGAGCTGTATGAGGGGCTGGAGCAGGTAAGGGCAAGGTATGGCTTCGAGCTTGTGTTTCAGTGCTGCGAGCATCTTAACCGGGCGCTTGTTCTTGAACGCGATCTGCTCGAACGTCTGAACCTGACCGAAGTCAGTGCGGTTCCGGTACCCAAAGCAGGCGGATCCATGGCGGCCGGTGCTTACAGCCGGCTGAAGGATCCCTGCCTTGCCGAGACCATCGAGGCTCATGCCGGGATTGATATCGGCGAGACGATGATCGGTATGCATCTGCGCCGGGTTGCTGTACCTTTCCGCCCTTCCATCCGGTATGTAGGGGAAGCGCGGGTGAATGCGGCCTGGAGCCGTCCGAAGCTGATTGGCGGCGAGAGAGCCGTCTACGTTCTGCCGCACGTGCAGGACTCCAATCTGTGTGATTAA
- a CDS encoding low molecular weight protein arginine phosphatase, producing MRILFVCTGNTCRSPMAEGMLRKLAKEHGVDVEVRSAGVSAADGVQISYHAEAVLRENQIEDLMTSTALRAELTEWADLILTLTQGHKRQVIQYFPGTAGKTFTLKEYVEDDEQVLADIRELDGHLAARELQMSLGQQMSAADSQRMIELRQRIPVYDISDPFGGTREDYDRTAAEIRTALDKLIDILKQRKSH from the coding sequence ATGCGGATTTTGTTTGTATGTACAGGAAATACGTGCCGCAGCCCGATGGCTGAGGGCATGCTGCGCAAGCTTGCCAAGGAACACGGCGTAGATGTTGAGGTCCGTTCCGCCGGGGTGTCAGCGGCGGACGGAGTACAGATCTCCTATCATGCGGAGGCTGTGCTGAGAGAGAACCAGATTGAAGATCTTATGACCTCCACGGCCCTGCGGGCGGAGCTGACGGAATGGGCAGATCTGATTCTGACCCTAACTCAGGGACATAAGAGACAGGTTATTCAGTATTTTCCGGGAACAGCGGGGAAGACCTTCACTCTTAAGGAGTATGTGGAGGATGACGAACAGGTACTGGCGGATATCCGGGAACTGGATGGTCATCTCGCAGCAAGAGAACTGCAGATGTCTTTGGGACAGCAGATGAGCGCGGCGGATAGCCAGCGGATGATTGAACTCCGGCAGAGAATACCGGTATATGATATATCAGATCCCTTTGGCGGTACGAGAGAGGACTATGACCGCACAGCAGCTGAGATTCGGACTGCACTGGACAAGCTGATCGATATACTGAAGCAGCGGAAGTCTCATTAA
- a CDS encoding manganese efflux pump, translating into MLEAGEQLGELATIVMMAAALGMDAFSLGIGIGMKGVRLREVLRISAVIALFHILMPLLGIFTGEYLGMLLGQVAGYVSGGLLVLLGGHMIISSWRGGGMQTVNPRTLVGVLLFAMSVSVDSFSVGVSLGMFHSNLALTVLAFGFFGGLMSVLGLMLGRKVSHSLGDYGEAAGGAVLLAFGLMFIF; encoded by the coding sequence ATGTTGGAAGCAGGCGAACAGCTTGGTGAGCTGGCGACAATCGTAATGATGGCAGCGGCCTTGGGAATGGACGCTTTTTCATTGGGAATAGGCATCGGCATGAAGGGGGTGCGCCTGCGCGAGGTCCTGCGGATCAGCGCGGTCATCGCGCTGTTTCATATTCTTATGCCGCTGCTGGGTATTTTTACCGGGGAATACCTGGGGATGCTGCTGGGTCAGGTAGCCGGGTATGTCTCTGGAGGACTGCTCGTGCTGCTTGGAGGGCATATGATCATAAGCTCCTGGCGGGGAGGCGGGATGCAGACTGTGAATCCCCGGACGCTTGTTGGGGTGCTGCTCTTCGCTATGAGTGTGAGTGTTGACTCCTTCTCGGTCGGTGTCTCGCTGGGAATGTTCCATAGCAATCTGGCGCTTACTGTGCTGGCTTTTGGCTTCTTTGGCGGCTTGATGTCTGTACTGGGTCTTATGCTGGGGCGCAAGGTAAGCCATAGTCTTGGCGATTACGGGGAAGCGGCGGGCGGCGCTGTGCTTCTTGCATTTGGACTGATGTTTATCTTTTGA
- a CDS encoding DUF2269 family protein, with protein sequence MEAMETTLVLIHVLAAIIGIGPAFVLPVITQSAKTSSQLKFAYQLNDKINKYPKAAGITLLVTGILLMLLDHTGFTKMWLNISLVLFVLIEILIIGFLDPAMKRAAHLIRQHKEEGIPEDYLPLASKINALNRIVQVLTVLVIMLMVIRP encoded by the coding sequence ATGGAGGCAATGGAAACCACTCTCGTGCTTATCCATGTTCTGGCGGCAATCATCGGCATCGGGCCAGCCTTTGTACTGCCAGTTATCACACAATCCGCCAAGACAAGCAGTCAGCTGAAGTTCGCCTATCAGCTGAACGACAAGATCAACAAGTACCCGAAGGCCGCCGGAATCACCCTGCTGGTTACCGGCATTCTCCTTATGCTTCTTGATCACACGGGATTCACCAAAATGTGGCTCAATATCAGTCTCGTCCTATTTGTCCTTATCGAAATTCTGATTATCGGGTTCCTTGACCCCGCTATGAAGCGGGCCGCCCATTTAATCAGGCAGCACAAAGAGGAAGGTATCCCTGAAGACTACCTCCCCTTGGCCAGCAAAATTAACGCTCTGAACCGGATTGTCCAGGTCCTTACCGTGCTGGTCATCATGCTAATGGTGATCCGCCCTTAA
- a CDS encoding DUF72 domain-containing protein gives MIQVGVTGWGDHDDLYPARTPARDKLRIYGQHFPVVEVDSSFYAIQSQANFQRWVDITPENFTFFVKAYQGMTGHSRGKNQKFAGPGEMFEAFIRSIDPVVEAGKLNAVLFQFPPWFDCTLDSIRRLRAIRKWMGDLPLAIEFRNPSWFQEDTREKTIQFMREEGWFHVICDEPQIGHGSVPTVLEPGAPGRTFIRLHGRNAEGWKKSSAPNWREIRTLYRYSTEELLEWRDHLDELRKKDAGDIYMIFNNNSGGDAADNAKEMMALLGMEPAGNAPRQMDLFGES, from the coding sequence ATGATCCAGGTAGGAGTAACCGGATGGGGAGATCATGATGACCTATATCCAGCGCGCACGCCTGCTCGGGACAAGCTGCGGATCTACGGGCAGCACTTCCCTGTGGTCGAAGTGGACAGCTCCTTTTATGCTATACAATCCCAGGCTAATTTTCAGCGCTGGGTGGATATAACCCCTGAGAACTTTACTTTTTTTGTTAAAGCTTATCAGGGGATGACGGGCCATTCGCGCGGGAAAAACCAGAAGTTCGCAGGCCCGGGAGAAATGTTCGAAGCCTTTATTCGTTCCATTGACCCCGTGGTGGAGGCAGGCAAGCTGAATGCGGTGCTCTTTCAGTTCCCGCCCTGGTTCGACTGTACGCTGGACAGTATCCGCCGGCTGCGGGCCATCCGCAAATGGATGGGGGACCTGCCGCTCGCCATAGAATTCCGGAACCCGAGCTGGTTCCAGGAGGATACCCGGGAGAAGACGATTCAGTTCATGCGGGAGGAAGGGTGGTTCCATGTGATCTGCGACGAGCCGCAGATTGGGCATGGGTCGGTTCCAACCGTGCTTGAGCCCGGGGCGCCAGGCCGTACCTTCATTCGCCTGCACGGCAGGAATGCGGAAGGATGGAAGAAGAGCAGTGCTCCGAACTGGCGGGAGATCCGGACGCTGTACCGCTACTCTACGGAGGAGCTTCTTGAGTGGCGTGATCACCTGGACGAGCTGCGCAAGAAGGATGCGGGCGATATCTATATGATTTTCAACAATAACTCCGGCGGCGATGCGGCAGACAATGCCAAGGAAATGATGGCCCTTCTCGGCATGGAGCCAGCCGGTAACGCTCCGCGTCAGATGGATCTGTTCGGAGAGTCCTAG
- a CDS encoding L-threonylcarbamoyladenylate synthase, with translation MENKHAGDRATKYWDVSAAEGAASGHPTREHDLNEAIQEAAALLRAGETVAFPTETVYGLGADARSDEAVERIFAAKGRPSDNPLIVHIAELSQLDEIVLDVNDTARRLMEAYWPGPLTLVLPVRPGAVSPRVTAGLSTVAVRMPAHDIALRLIAAAGCPVAAPSANRSGRPSPTLASHVGEDLAGLIGGIVDGGPTGVGLESTVAEAGPDGTVTVLRPGSVTAAALARVAASVHTDPALHSGRGESSPAPRSPGMKYTHYAPRGSLRIVRGQDPGAVVARVQAELAAAEARGEVTGVLAYDEHLHHYRASIAISLGPVGALENAAHRLYAGLRRFDEEGATFMVAEACPEEGVGLAVMNRLLKAAGDEVIDV, from the coding sequence ATGGAAAATAAGCATGCGGGCGATCGGGCCACGAAATACTGGGATGTGTCGGCTGCGGAAGGTGCAGCCTCTGGACATCCCACACGGGAACATGACCTGAATGAGGCTATTCAGGAGGCGGCCGCTCTGCTGCGTGCCGGAGAGACGGTGGCCTTCCCGACGGAGACGGTATACGGCCTCGGAGCTGATGCGCGGAGCGATGAAGCTGTGGAGCGGATTTTTGCCGCCAAGGGCCGGCCGTCGGACAATCCTCTCATTGTCCACATCGCGGAGCTGTCCCAGCTGGACGAGATTGTCCTGGACGTGAACGATACGGCCCGGCGGCTTATGGAGGCTTACTGGCCGGGGCCGCTCACCCTGGTGCTGCCGGTCCGTCCCGGCGCGGTCTCCCCGCGCGTGACCGCGGGCCTGTCCACCGTGGCCGTGCGTATGCCGGCCCATGATATCGCCCTGCGGCTCATCGCCGCCGCAGGCTGCCCGGTGGCGGCGCCCAGCGCCAACCGGTCCGGGCGCCCGAGCCCCACGCTCGCGAGCCACGTGGGCGAGGACCTCGCCGGCCTGATCGGCGGCATCGTGGACGGCGGGCCCACCGGCGTGGGCCTCGAGTCCACCGTGGCCGAGGCCGGCCCGGACGGCACCGTGACCGTGCTGCGCCCCGGCTCGGTCACGGCCGCAGCGCTTGCCCGCGTCGCGGCAAGCGTGCACACCGACCCCGCCCTGCACAGCGGGCGGGGAGAGAGCAGCCCGGCGCCGCGCTCGCCGGGCATGAAGTACACGCACTATGCGCCGCGCGGCAGCCTGCGCATTGTGCGTGGGCAGGACCCGGGGGCCGTTGTGGCCCGGGTCCAGGCGGAGCTCGCCGCGGCGGAGGCGCGCGGCGAAGTGACGGGGGTGCTCGCGTATGACGAGCACCTGCACCATTACCGGGCGAGCATCGCGATCTCGCTCGGCCCGGTCGGTGCGCTGGAGAACGCGGCGCACCGACTCTATGCGGGGCTGCGCCGCTTCGATGAAGAAGGCGCCACCTTCATGGTCGCCGAGGCCTGCCCCGAGGAAGGGGTCGGCCTGGCCGTGATGAATCGTCTGCTTAAAGCCGCTGGGGACGAGGTAATAGACGTATAG
- the spoIIR gene encoding stage II sporulation protein R: protein MLCMAVLLMSWEGQKTDAAIARTEIPKDSIRLRILANSDRPEDQIVKRNVRDAVVEQMNGWVEKLDHPQSLEEAREVVRTRLHEIEDQVGRTLRANGESYSYKVELGVVPFPTKLYGGEVYPAGDYEAVRVTLGTGEGKNWWCVLFPPLCFIDAGTGDAAPKTGDAVKTTSAAGGIEADSKAEAKAPEVRFFLWDVLSSLFSWVGSLFS from the coding sequence ATGCTGTGTATGGCGGTTCTGCTCATGTCCTGGGAGGGCCAGAAGACGGATGCGGCCATAGCGAGAACGGAGATTCCCAAGGATTCGATCCGGCTTCGCATTCTTGCCAACTCCGATCGTCCCGAGGATCAGATTGTGAAGCGTAATGTCAGGGATGCCGTTGTCGAGCAGATGAATGGGTGGGTCGAGAAGCTGGATCACCCGCAGAGCCTTGAAGAGGCGAGGGAGGTTGTTCGCACCCGGCTTCACGAGATTGAGGATCAGGTGGGCCGGACGCTTCGGGCCAATGGGGAATCATACAGCTATAAGGTGGAGCTTGGGGTCGTTCCTTTTCCAACCAAGCTGTATGGCGGGGAAGTATATCCGGCGGGGGATTACGAGGCTGTCCGTGTAACCCTGGGGACAGGGGAAGGCAAGAACTGGTGGTGTGTGCTGTTCCCGCCGCTCTGCTTCATTGACGCCGGAACCGGGGACGCGGCCCCCAAGACTGGAGATGCGGTGAAGACAACGTCCGCCGCGGGCGGCATAGAGGCTGACTCTAAGGCGGAGGCCAAGGCCCCGGAGGTTCGCTTCTTCCTGTGGGATGTGCTCAGCAGCTTGTTCAGCTGGGTAGGCAGCTTGTTCTCTTAA
- a CDS encoding FtsW/RodA/SpoVE family cell cycle protein encodes MLNKWKKVDWSIVFIVFIFGILSVVLIHSGVAAWPKFKGYETKMLFFYIAGFIAFFGMMLVDFRLLTKYFLYLFGAGVLLMVVVIFNGSELNGAKGWLDLGFVSLQPAELFKLILIITLTALLMRKYRLRLSFWRDVVPLGLVTMIPFALAMVQNDIGNGLSYLVILLGLLWIGKLKYSHALIILIVAAVTITVGVKTYITFHEQISTTLKQTNKQHWLNRIDPWLLPEKADKDASYHTKNATVAIAAGGMFGSGYMQGAYVQSGRVPYTYSDSIFVVVAEEFGFFGCSVLLLLYFILIHRLILISLECKDKSGPLLIVGIVAMWLYQIFENIGMFMGLMPLTGITLPFISYGGTSLLINMASLGLAMSVRIHGHEVDDDIPRTSKAALSRTS; translated from the coding sequence ATGCTTAACAAGTGGAAAAAAGTGGATTGGTCGATTGTTTTTATCGTGTTTATTTTTGGGATACTAAGTGTCGTCCTGATCCATAGCGGTGTTGCTGCTTGGCCGAAATTCAAGGGCTATGAGACGAAAATGTTGTTCTTTTACATTGCCGGCTTTATCGCCTTTTTTGGCATGATGCTGGTTGATTTCAGGCTGCTGACGAAATACTTCCTGTATTTGTTCGGGGCAGGAGTTTTACTAATGGTCGTTGTTATATTTAACGGGAGTGAACTGAACGGGGCAAAAGGCTGGCTGGATCTGGGCTTTGTTAGTCTGCAGCCCGCAGAGCTGTTCAAGCTTATCTTGATCATTACTTTGACCGCCTTGCTTATGCGCAAATACCGGCTGCGTCTCTCTTTCTGGAGAGATGTGGTGCCGCTTGGGCTTGTTACCATGATTCCGTTCGCGCTTGCAATGGTCCAGAATGATATCGGTAACGGTCTCAGCTATCTGGTAATCCTGCTTGGTCTGCTCTGGATAGGTAAGTTGAAGTATTCCCATGCTCTTATTATTCTGATCGTTGCGGCTGTAACAATAACTGTGGGAGTCAAGACATATATCACCTTCCATGAGCAGATTTCCACAACCCTGAAGCAGACCAATAAGCAGCACTGGCTGAACCGGATCGATCCCTGGCTGCTGCCGGAGAAGGCGGACAAGGACGCGTCTTATCATACGAAGAATGCCACTGTAGCCATTGCCGCCGGAGGCATGTTCGGCAGCGGATATATGCAGGGAGCGTATGTTCAGTCTGGAAGGGTACCTTACACATATTCGGATTCCATCTTTGTGGTGGTGGCCGAGGAATTTGGCTTCTTTGGCTGCTCGGTATTGCTCCTGCTTTATTTCATACTCATCCACAGGCTCATTCTGATCTCTCTCGAATGCAAGGATAAAAGCGGGCCGCTGCTCATCGTGGGTATTGTGGCCATGTGGCTCTATCAGATATTTGAGAATATCGGCATGTTCATGGGCCTGATGCCGCTGACCGGGATTACGCTGCCATTCATCAGCTATGGGGGAACCTCACTTTTGATCAATATGGCTAGTCTGGGATTGGCCATGAGTGTGCGTATTCACGGTCATGAAGTAGACGATGATATTCCGCGGACGAGCAAAGCCGCTCTTAGCCGCACCAGTTAA
- the prmC gene encoding peptide chain release factor N(5)-glutamine methyltransferase, with protein sequence MNIDEFKLSSGSTLIEAFKEASSFLASAGVHEPESNAELLLRHVLKVSRAEYLMALRDPFPAQHAAAWEEAVRRKAAGEPAQYITGEQEFYGLTFKVTPAVLIPRPETELLVEAIAAEGDKLWSGGSPRTADIGTGSSAIAAALKHLRPAWQIAAGDLSPDALALARENAARLGADITFKQGNLLEPFAGEPLDIIVSNPPYIPAEEIETLEPEVKDFEPRLALDGGPDGLAPYRIMMDQLRLLPAPPRLIGFELGMGQAADVAALLRSAGHWEEIVTIPDLAGIDRHVLGIARN encoded by the coding sequence TTGAATATAGACGAGTTCAAGCTGTCTTCAGGAAGTACGTTGATAGAAGCCTTTAAGGAGGCTTCTTCTTTTTTAGCATCGGCGGGAGTGCATGAGCCGGAGTCCAATGCCGAGCTGCTGCTGCGGCATGTGCTGAAGGTAAGCAGGGCCGAGTATTTGATGGCCCTGCGTGATCCGTTCCCGGCGCAGCATGCGGCCGCCTGGGAAGAAGCTGTGCGCCGGAAGGCGGCGGGGGAGCCCGCGCAGTACATTACCGGGGAGCAGGAATTCTACGGCCTGACCTTCAAGGTCACCCCGGCCGTCTTGATTCCGCGCCCCGAGACGGAGCTGCTCGTGGAAGCCATTGCCGCCGAAGGCGACAAGCTCTGGTCGGGCGGATCGCCGCGCACGGCCGATATTGGGACGGGCAGCAGCGCAATTGCGGCTGCCCTGAAGCATCTGCGTCCCGCGTGGCAGATTGCTGCCGGCGATCTGTCGCCGGATGCGCTTGCGCTTGCGCGGGAGAATGCGGCCCGGCTTGGGGCCGACATCACGTTCAAGCAGGGGAACCTGCTTGAACCGTTCGCCGGCGAGCCGCTCGATATTATCGTCTCCAACCCGCCTTACATCCCGGCGGAGGAGATTGAGACCCTGGAGCCGGAGGTCAAGGATTTCGAGCCCCGGCTGGCTCTGGACGGAGGCCCCGACGGGCTGGCCCCGTACCGGATCATGATGGACCAGCTCCGTCTGCTTCCCGCCCCGCCGCGGCTTATTGGATTTGAGCTGGGTATGGGACAAGCCGCGGACGTGGCGGCGCTTCTCCGGTCGGCAGGTCATTGGGAAGAGATCGTAACCATTCCGGATCTTGCGGGGATTGACCGGCACGTTCTCGGAATTGCCCGCAATTAG
- the prfA gene encoding peptide chain release factor 1 — MLDRLSSLADRYEKLSELLCDPDVASDPKKLRDYSKEQSDLQPAYEAFTEYKNVMEELDAAKAMQAEKLDDEMREMVKMEIEELSARQQELEEKIHILLLPKDPNDDKNVIVEIRGAAGGDEAALFAADLYRMYTRYADSQGWRVDVMDVNASDLGGFKEVIFMINGRGAYSKMKFESGAHRVQRIPSTESGGRIHTSTSTVAVMPEVEDFDIEIHDKDIRVDTFCSSGAGGQSVNTTKSAVRVTHIPTGIVATCQDGKSQNSNKEKALQVLRARIYDVKRQEEEAKFAGERKSKVGTGDRSERIRTYNFPQSRVTDHRIGLTVHKLDQVMNGEIEEFVSALTIAEQAEMMDKGE; from the coding sequence TTGTTAGATCGACTTTCATCCCTTGCTGATCGTTATGAGAAATTAAGCGAGCTGCTGTGTGATCCGGACGTGGCCAGTGATCCGAAGAAGCTTAGGGATTATTCCAAGGAACAATCAGACTTACAGCCTGCTTACGAGGCTTTTACCGAATATAAGAACGTCATGGAAGAACTGGATGCCGCGAAAGCGATGCAGGCGGAGAAGCTTGACGATGAGATGCGTGAAATGGTCAAGATGGAGATTGAAGAACTGTCCGCGCGCCAGCAGGAGCTGGAGGAGAAGATTCATATCCTTCTGCTTCCGAAGGACCCGAACGATGACAAGAACGTGATCGTAGAGATCCGCGGTGCGGCAGGCGGCGATGAAGCGGCTCTATTCGCGGCGGATTTGTACCGCATGTACACCCGTTATGCTGATTCCCAAGGCTGGCGCGTGGATGTCATGGACGTGAACGCGAGTGATCTGGGCGGCTTCAAAGAGGTTATTTTCATGATCAATGGACGCGGGGCTTACAGTAAAATGAAATTCGAGAGCGGTGCCCACCGGGTACAGCGCATTCCTTCCACGGAGTCGGGCGGACGTATCCATACTTCCACCTCTACCGTAGCGGTAATGCCGGAAGTTGAGGATTTCGATATCGAAATCCACGACAAGGATATTCGTGTAGACACGTTCTGCTCCAGCGGTGCGGGCGGCCAGTCCGTTAACACTACCAAATCCGCAGTGCGGGTTACCCACATTCCAACCGGGATTGTGGCTACCTGTCAGGATGGCAAGTCGCAGAACTCGAACAAAGAGAAAGCCCTTCAGGTGCTCCGGGCCCGTATCTATGATGTGAAGCGTCAGGAAGAAGAAGCGAAATTCGCCGGGGAGCGCAAGAGCAAGGTGGGTACGGGTGACCGCAGTGAACGGATCCGTACGTACAACTTCCCGCAGAGCCGTGTAACGGACCACCGGATCGGCTTGACTGTGCATAAGCTGGATCAAGTGATGAACGGCGAGATTGAGGAATTTGTGTCCGCGCTTACGATTGCGGAGCAGGCAGAAATGATGGACAAAGGAGAATAG
- the ychF gene encoding redox-regulated ATPase YchF, with amino-acid sequence MALKAGIVGLPNVGKSTLFNAITQAGAESANYPFCTIDPNVGVVEVPDERLDKLTELVVPNRTVPTAFEFVDIAGLVRGASKGEGLGNKFLAHIREVDAIVHVVRCFEDENITHVDGKINPISDIQTINLELILADLDSVEKKIERSRKNMKGGNKQYAQEVEVLERVKEALYNDMPARSIELSEDEKAIVRDLHLLTLKPVLYAANVSEDGVTEADSNPYVQQVREFAAAENAEVVPISAKVEAEIAELEGEDKAMFLEELGLDASGLDRLIQAAYRLLGLYTYFTAGVQEVRAWTIRKGTKAPGAAGVIHSDFERGFIRAEVVSYNDLVAAGSMNVAKERGQLRLEGKEYVVQDGDVMHFRFNV; translated from the coding sequence ATGGCTTTAAAAGCAGGAATCGTGGGTCTGCCGAATGTCGGCAAATCGACACTGTTCAATGCGATCACGCAGGCAGGTGCCGAATCCGCGAACTATCCGTTCTGCACCATCGATCCGAACGTAGGCGTAGTAGAAGTGCCTGACGAGCGGCTCGACAAGCTGACTGAGCTCGTGGTGCCGAACCGCACCGTGCCAACGGCGTTCGAATTCGTAGATATCGCCGGGCTTGTGCGCGGTGCCAGCAAAGGGGAAGGCCTTGGGAACAAGTTCCTTGCCCACATCCGTGAAGTGGATGCAATTGTGCATGTGGTCCGCTGCTTCGAGGACGAGAACATTACTCACGTGGACGGCAAGATCAACCCGATCAGCGACATCCAGACGATCAATCTGGAGCTGATTCTGGCTGACCTGGACAGCGTGGAGAAGAAGATCGAGCGTTCCCGCAAAAACATGAAGGGCGGCAACAAGCAGTACGCCCAAGAGGTTGAAGTGCTGGAGCGTGTGAAGGAAGCATTGTACAACGATATGCCGGCGCGCAGCATCGAGCTGTCAGAGGATGAGAAGGCGATCGTTCGTGATCTGCATCTGCTTACCCTGAAGCCTGTTCTGTATGCGGCAAATGTCAGCGAAGATGGAGTTACGGAAGCGGACAGCAACCCGTATGTTCAGCAGGTAAGAGAATTCGCCGCTGCCGAGAATGCGGAAGTAGTGCCGATCAGTGCGAAGGTGGAAGCGGAGATTGCCGAGCTTGAAGGCGAAGACAAAGCGATGTTCCTCGAGGAGCTTGGCCTGGATGCTTCCGGTCTGGACCGCCTGATTCAAGCGGCCTACCGCCTGCTCGGACTCTACACTTACTTCACTGCCGGTGTTCAGGAGGTTCGGGCCTGGACCATTCGTAAGGGAACCAAAGCTCCTGGTGCAGCAGGAGTAATTCACTCCGACTTCGAGCGCGGATTCATCCGGGCCGAGGTAGTCTCCTACAATGACCTGGTTGCCGCAGGCTCCATGAACGTAGCCAAAGAGCGCGGTCAGCTTCGTCTTGAAGGCAAAGAGTATGTCGTACAGGACGGCGATGTTATGCATTTCCGCTTTAACGTATAG